tccattttaacacctatttgccacttgtttgccacctgatgtcacctgttggagtttgggttccttgccgctgtcgcctttggcttgcttagttggggacacttgacatttgacttgatatttgatattcaacagtgctttgatctgcctgcattgatactattcttgaagagctgctgtgcagcaaaaattatgtaccagttatcaatgtaaagctgctttgacacaatctgcattgtaaaaagcgctatataaataaaggtgattaTCTATCATCCAGTTTACCCACCTGCATCACTGTATTGACCCTGCTACTGTAAATAAACACCCACTTTTGATATACCTGTTCTCCTGAGTATATGTCCGTAACGGAAGACCGGACCAACACAGCTACAAACAGTAGTACCATGGGCCTCTTCCTCCTCTCTACTGATCCTGCCGACCCCAAGAACACCATCTCGGGGGTGGACCACCTTTGGGGTATTAGGCAGaatggagaggtatgtggaggagttttcTGAGGTCTCTTGTCAGGTGGGCTGGCCAGATGCTCCCCTTAATTTGTTTTTGGATGGGTTTGGATAAGGATACTATTTGCTATATCAAACCAGCCTGTTATTTCTCTCTAGTCAAGTCTATTAATCATATTCTCTATTTAAATGGTTCAAATCTTGAGGTTTAAGAAGTTAAAGAAAGTATCCTCCTCATCCAGCTCCATCAGAAACACACGTGGCCTGGTCAGGTCACTAACCGCCGGTTCCCTGCACATACCGCGTCCAACAAATCTGTCCATTCCTGCCTGCCTGTATTTCCCCGAGGATGCAAGTGGGCTTCAAACAGTGCTGCACTAAAGTCTGTCTTCCTTCCAGCTACTCCTGCTAATTCCACTCCAGAGCCTTGTCACAAGATGGCCACCGTTCCAGCGTATAGTCACAAGGTGGTTGCCACCACTACAGAGCCTCATTGCAAGATGGCTTCCATCACGCCTGAGCCCTCGTTCAAGATGGCTCGTTTGGGATCCTCCCAAAGAAGTTTTGGGGGTGGGGGGGCAATATGCCCATGGACGTAGTGGCCAGGGCCACTGAGGCCTCACCGCCATGGTGTCCTGAAGCTCCCAATCTGCCATGGCTTCCTGAAGCTTCCAACCCACCATGGCACCCAGAGCTCATAGACCCGGCCTGGAGATCTCCGTACCTGTCTGCACCTCCACCCTCACCTGCCTGTAGGTCTTCAGGGCACCTTAAttgcaagcttgtgaatcaaaTCACATGCCGTTGTGTTGCCAGATCAGTTCACCCTCATCAAGCAGAACCTGAGCTGGGCCGAAGCCATGAGATACTGCAGACAGCATCACGTGGATCTGGTGTTGGTTCTCAGTGGGCAGATCGAGCGGCACGTGATGAACATGGCCAGAAACACCTCAAAGCTGGCCATGTGGCTGGGTTTGCATCACTTCTGCGCCATGAACATGTGGCTGTGGCTTCACAGCGATGTGGTGTGTTATCAGAACTGGGCGGAGGGCGTTGGCAACGGACCGGAAGACTGCAGCCGCGAGCGGAGAGTCTGAGCCATGCAGATGGCAGGAGATCAGCATTGGATCAGCCTTCCTCCAACATGTGTGCTCAACTTCATCTGCTAAAACTATGAGGATTGAACGCCTACTTTAACCTGTAAAGCCTAAAATAAGTGTCAAAAAAACCTAATGTTTTGAAACAGGACAGTTTATTGACCTCAGGCACTCTGATTGTTTTTGGCCCCTTATGCACACTTATGTGTGTTGTAACTTGTGACACATTCCTCCCATAACCATCATTAAGAGAAATTCTCTGACAGAtaagcaataaataaaacacataagTTTTTTGGGGTCTTTTATTATTGATATTTGTGTATTGTCATTGTTCATTGTTGTTTTATCCAAGGTTTTACagcattttaatttaatctttCAATACAATTAACCTAAAGAAATCCTATTGTTCCTGTTTGAACATCGCCTATACCCGTATAGGCGATCATAAACTCCACCCTCTCACAACACTCATCAGGAAGAGACGGACTTATTTCTCCTTTCAGTCAAACTGACTTTCTTCTCTCTTGACAAAATCAATAAAGAATCAGCGATCAGTGGAGAACAAAGAGGAAAACTTAAAGAAGGATTTTTGTGAAGTTAGATTCTGAACAGACAGCAAATCTTCATGATTCATTTTTGAAACCGTTATTCAGAAAGTGGAAGTAAAGTTTACATTGCTGGAGCTCAAGCAGTGAAAATGGCTTCAGCAGCTGAAGATGATTATATTTGTCCTGTATGTCATGAAATCTTCAAGACTCCTGTTCTTTTATCATGTAGTCACAGTTTCTGTAAAGAGTGTCTTCAACAGTTCTGGAGAACCAAGAAAACTCAGGAGTGTCCTGTCTGCAGGAGAAGATTTCCAAAAGACAAACCTCCATGTAATTTTGCGTTAAAAAACTTGTGTGAGTCGTTCCTGAAGGAGAGAAATGAGAGGCGCTCATCAGGATCTGAGGAGATCTGCAGTTTACACAGTGAGAAACTCAAACTCTTCTGTCTGGAGGACAAACAGCCTGTGTGTGTAGAGTGCTTTACTTCACAAAAACACATCAGTCACACAGTCAGACCCATCAGTGAAGTTGTTCCATCATACAAGGTAAGAAAAATGACTCTTGTTTCACGTGTAAAGGAATAATTGGTCAAACACAAATATCACGTTCATCCTGATTTCAATTGTATTTTTGCTCAACTCTAGGAGGAGCTCAATACAGCACTGAAGTCCTTACAAGAGAAACTTCAACACAATGAAGAAATGAAAGGAGAGTTTGAGGAAACAGTTCAACACATCAAGGTGAGGAAACATAATCAGAGTCATTTTCATTACAGCTGTAGGATCACTATATACAGCTATGATctgatatatttaatataatggaTTCCAGTTTATTATTTCTGTAAATAACGAGCATCAATCTGCTTCTGGATCTGTTATATGTCAGTATCTGAGTTTATCTCTGATATTAATGATGTGAAGTGTTGATGTGTGTTGGAGATGATTGAAGTGAATGTGATCTGATTTCAGTCTCAAGCTGAGCACACAGAGCGTCAGATTAAACAGCAGTTTGAGAAGCTTCATCAGTTTCTCAGAGATGAAGAAGAAGCTACAATCACTGCTCTGAGGAAGGAAGAGGAGCAGAAGAAGCAGATGATGGAGAAGCTGGAGGAGATGAACAGACACATCTCAGCTCTTTCACACTCAATCAAAGACATGGAGGAGATGATGAAAGCCAATGACGTCTGCTTTCTGAAGGTCTGATTTCAGATCATTGGTTGATCATTGGTTCATTGATTGAGTTCTTGATGATAAATGGTGTGTTTGTTCTGCAGGAGTTTCCAGTCTCAATGGAAAGGTGAGTGATCTGATCCTGTCTCTGGTCTCTCTGGTTCTGATCCAAAGCCACTGCAGTTCTGACTCCTGAATGTTCTTCCAGAGTCCAGAGCTCACAGCCGGATCCACAGATGGCTTCTGGAGCTTTGATTCATGTGCCGCGTTACTTGGGCAACCTGCCGTTCAGAGTCTGGAAGAAGATGCAGGACATCGTCCAAAACAGTGAGTCTGACTGCAGAAGATCTGAGCTGGAAATGAGGGATGGGTGGAGAGTTAAAGGTGCTTCATGACACAAACTGATAGAtttggccttaactactatatacttacatttaaattaataatttcatacaatgcacttattgtgcaCATACAtgattttacattgtacttatattttaaaaacacctgcatgtaattacatctgtaattaatttctgtaattacatttataattacactgttgacccatcccttacaccttacccctacccttaaacctacccttaccaccaaagctttccctaaccttacccgtatccacctcaatagctgcaaaagtgttttgcaattcaatatgaacccagtAAGTACACCGTACTTTTTTGATGTAccgtaagtacatagtagtcaAGGccacttaatgtaaagtgggacccatttttaataaaacacaagGCCTACATTATCTCAGAAGTGTATTTTAATCTCTCTGATGTTCTGTGGATGTCAGATTCTTGCATGAATATTAAAGTCCCcatgaaccggaagttgcaaacaatgttgtgacgtatttcaaGTGAAatggaatattgaatagagggcagagttttacttcagcgctcctcctctccatctctcgctcacAGCCGACTAACGGTTGCAGGGGAGTTGTTTAtgcattttcaacccaagccgtcaaactcaCGTCTGCATTATTCTTTCCTTTTTGTATTAgtgtgtaaaaatatttaatttacaactaattgtatttaatttcattgttaGTCTGGTTGTTTGATGAGAAAAAGATTAAATGTATTTGCAATAAACACGTTAAGCATCCGTACAACTGCTGCTGAGGAGGACTATTAGAGGAGGCACGTTTAAGCTCAAACTGGTGCGCAATATTTTGTTACAGTTTCTGGActgaacgacatgtttcctggaaatggTGTTCAATGGGTTTGAGatgcgttttctcttgtttggtgggtgtgtcaaaaatgCCGGCCCAATCGTCAACAACATGTACATAAACCACGTGggattaaagagacagctcgcacaatGGATCCAAGTAAAGTCGTTTACAAATGTgatctcttttattctggatggCAACGACAGTGATTGTAACATTGAgtgtattttgcagtattaaaccGATTTCATCAGGCtctgaaaattcttcaaaaagaacacaaagaatggccttctcagctacCATAATTACAACTCTTGttcaaagtagcatttatttgcgcatatatcagccatttcctctaattGTTCTTCACTTTGTTTTTGActaattattaaacattataaaataactaggtttaaaaatacattttgtcaatgtgaagtatgaaaatctcctgaaaaacaataacttttcttgtgaatgaatgacacaGAAAGCGAGCGCCGCACTCTCTttataatcacagcagctgtcagtcagtgcagcacaagatcaatgatttcagcacacttgtgaaaacacacattttattcaattaatctaactaaagtgcacaataaatatttaatttaagcttttttcacataaaagtgtgaaaactgattgtcgaattgaatttagtcgaggaggaacactgaggaatgtctttatttattttgtatgctgTCTTACTTGTGCATATAATCAGTTGTCTAGCTTTAAATAATATTCTTTGACCGTAACCTGAGAGAATTAATATTCTAGCAATTAAACCGTAGTTCATTTGCTTAAGAAAAATTGCACCAGCTCATTAAAATTAGGAGATTGCATTACTTGTGTTTGGATGCTCCTGTAAGCGTGTGTTTCCTTTGTGATGTAGTTGAAGGGATCTTTGCGGTGCTGCTCGGCTAAAGGTTTGTCAAGAGTTCTGAGGGACAGCGTTCGTTGGTGAATGGATTGGCTTCATTGATTGGTTGCAGGGTTACGTGTTGCTGCATAAATTTCTCTCTGCATCTCGAGAAGTTGCTGCAAATAAAAGACTTCGAGTGAGTCTTCTTCGGCGAAGTTTAATGAAGGTTCTTGCAGGGAGGTTGAGTGAGTTCTTAAAGTCGGTCCGTTGGTCGGTCCGCACCAGTTAGCAAAACCAAGGCTAAAAGCGCAAGCCAAGAACAATGCGTGGCATTGAGTTCTGAACGATTTGTTGGCTCCACCCTTTCAAGTGTTTCGgtccactttatattaagtggccttaactactatgtacttacatcaaaaaataagtacaatgtacttattgggttcatattgaattgcaaaacacttttgctgctattgaggtggatacgggtaaggttagggaaagctttggtgtaTGGGTAGGGGTAACGGTTAAGgaatgggtcaacagtgtaattataaatgtaattacagaaatataTCTGAAGTAGGGGTGTTTATGGAGATGGTTCCCGCTGCTGTGATTTTCACCTCGAGATGTTTCTGCAGGTCCAAGTTTCCTGTTAACAGTGGGAATTTACACTTTGCGTCCTGGTGTTTGCTGAGCCATCTGTTTTCTTAAAGTCAACAAAACGAAAGAGGGTCTCTTTGATCTTTTGCTCTGTTACTACAATCAAATGCATTTGTAATTAAGCAGACATGGAGGAGCCGTCTTCAATCGGCCATTTTAGTCCCAAGGTTCAACTTTATGGCTTCATGAAAGGTTCGGTGGGGGAAAGAGTTGACTCTCCTTGATCTTTGAGGTGTAGAGTTGTTACTTTGGTGTAGAGTTGTGTTACCAACACAACGCACCAccgtttccatttaaaaaatgctttgCAGCGTTTTGTCGGTGCTGAACGCATCCCTGATAATGACACGGTTTGATCTTCTGCTAACCAATCAGCAGAAAGAGTTATTAATTCCCACCCACTTGTAGATAACAAAAATTAAAgctgtttattcatttttctaCTTATGAATGAAAAACGAAAAATGAAGctgattttttgttttctgttttttttaaacaaacaaaaaacaaaaaaggagaTATTTTTGTACTTTCAATATTAAATCAGAAAACGACTGAATGAATAATACAAGGATTTAATCATAATATTTTCTCAAATCAACATAAGTCAAACACAAGCAATACTCAGACTAGTgtcataattcataataatcTGTGTTGGGTTCACTCTTGATCATTATATGAACATCAGAATAAAAGCTTCTGTTGATTGTGTCTCATCAGCTCCTGTGATTCTGGATCCAAACACTGCAAATCCGTGTCTCATGCTGTCTGATGATCTGACCAGTGTGAGAAAGAGCGGGAACGATCAACCTCTTCCTGATAATCCAGAGAGATTTGACCTGGATTTCTGTGTTCTGGGTTCAGAGGGGTTTAACTCAGGAACACACTGCTGGGATATAGAGGTTAAAGAGAGTTCATGGTTGGAGCTTGGAGTAACTACAGCATCAAACAAGAGGAAGGGGGATGATTTCTTCAAGACTGATGTCTGGAGTGTGTGGTATAATTCTACAGGACTGTCTTCAGGTTCTGGTTTTCATGTTAATCAGAAGCTTGATCGTGTGAGAGTGAATCTGGACTATGACAGAGGAACGGTGTCATTCTCTGATCCTGTAACTAACACACatctacacacattcacaaccACCTTCACTGACACACTCTTTCCATTCTTCCATTTTTCTCACTCTTTTAGGATCTTAGCGGTCAATAGTCAGTAAACGTTACTCCTGCAGATCTGGATCTTCCTGCTTTCCTTGTGTTTACAATATACAATCCAGATCACGAGTAAAGCCCCAAAGTTCTTTTTTCTTCACAGTTGAACGCACAGCCTTCACTTGACTCGCACGAATACACAGGTGTTCAAATCCGTCATGAAAGCAAGTTgtgacagccactgtgtagatGAAGCTTCCTGCTTCCTGCTTCCAGCCTCCCACTGACGGCCATCAGCTTACATTCAGACTTCTACAAAGGATTGCAGTTCTtgaaacaaagttacttgcAGGACTACAAAACCAGAAGGAACACACAACAGAGCTTCGTCATGGACGTCCTCAGCCCACAGTCGGTGAGTCCCATGAATCTAATGCCCCTAAACAGAACGTACTCAGTGCCGAAACTGATCAGCATACTAATCGATGGCACACACAGGGAGCGAGACCCAAAGGCACTCGAGACATCAGATTGTCACGCGTATCACATATTAATGCAGTAGCATCCTCTACCCCAAACACTAGCTCCCTACCACCGCCAATACATCTGGAGAACAGATTTGaagtgtaaatgaatgtgggtgaggaatccCCAAACATGATCGGACACAGATCAAATCAGCCAGCAGCTAACACCGATGCTAACTGCCGCTCAAGGTTGAACAGTTAGCAGCAGTCAGCTCAGAGAGCAGCCGAGCCCAGGACTCTGATAGTGGGTGACTCTATTATCAGAAACATTAGCAGCAGGGATACAACTACATGCTGCCTTCCACAAGCAACAGTTTCTGATGTAAACAGGGAACTTAAGAGCATTCTGATGAAATATAAGACTGCAAACCGACTAATCATCCATGTGGGGAAGAATGATATTCAGAAGGAGCAGTCAGAACTCCTTAAAAGGGAtttcaatgaactttttgaaatgcttagaAGACTAAAAGTTCAGTCGTTCATCAGTGGACCACTCCCAGCAAGAGGAACAAATAGATTTACACGGTTGCTTGGGCTTAACACATGGCTGCAAAAAACCTGCAACTTAAAAGGACTGAATTTCATCTACAACTTCAATCTGTTCTGGAGTCAGAGACAACTGTTCACTCATGATggcctgcacccaaacaaacccTCCATCATCCTTCAGCAGTGTGTGCCAATCTGAATggcacaaacacacctggacaGAGTACAACTGACCACAGGACTTCATTTCAGCACCTGAATGGACATGCGGTTGACACATCCCACAAGGTCAATGATAACACCATGCAGCCACAACAACCACTGCTCATGGACACAATCCTGACTGAGCCCTGCCCACAGAGCTCACCGAGAGACAGTGACAGTGACACGTTAACccaaagctagacagaccttcttctcaaatattataaacagaaacttaaacaacatccgcactctttttgctactgtagagacactaacaaaccccccaagtcagattcccagtgaaatgctctcagacagcaaatgctgtgagtttgcttccttcttctctgagaaaatgtataatatcagaaaggcgatcagcacatccttgagctgcactggggaAAAACTATGTCTGATTTAAAAtcaattgatggtaaaattttggaagaaacagtacagcaccttaaaacatcaacctgcacccttgacacacttcccacatcttttttcaaaagagtgtttaactgtttaaactgcagttgttaagcccatcctgaaaaagagcaatctggataacaccatattgagcaactacagaccactctcaaatcttcctttcataggcaagatcattgaaaaagttgttttcaatctgctgaacaagttcttaagcttgaatggatactttgataactttcaatctggtttccgaccgcatcacagcacagagacagcactcataaagataataaatgatattcgcctaaacacagatacaggtaaattaacagtgctggttctactcgacctcagtgctgcatttgacactgtcgatcacaacatacTTCTTGACAagctggaaaactgggttgtgctttctgggatggtccttaaatggtccaggtcatacttagaagggagaggttattatgtgagtatccataagtctgagtggataTCCATGatatgcggagtccctcaaggttcagtactcgcacccctcctgttcaacctatatatgctgccactgagccaaataatgagaaagaaccaaattgcatatcacagctatgcagatgacacccagatttacctagccctatcacctaacgactacagccccattgactccctgtgccagtgcattgatgaaattaaaaattggatgtgcctaaacttccttcagttaaacaaagacaaaactgaaatcattgcgtttggaaacaaagatgaagttttcaaagtgaacatgtaccttcactctaggggtcaaacaattaaaaatcaagtcaggaatcttggtgtgattttggagtcagacctgagtttcagtagccatgtaaagacagtaactaaatcagcatattatcatctcaaaaatattgcaagaattagatgctttgtctccagtcaagacttagagaaacttgttcatgctttcatcaccagccgggtggattattgtaatgggctcctcactgacCTTCCCAAAAacaccataagacagctgcagcttccagaagagatcagatgtgctccaacagtagacacattcaaatccagactcaaaacacatctttttagcTACACATTtactgattgagcactgtgctatgtccaaactgtttgcattttattttagatgtattatctttttattcttttaattatttttcttttttttgtttcatttttatgcattttatatcaatcttttatgtatcatcttttaatttctgacttttaatgcattttaaatcttgctgtctggttgaaagagctgggagaattaggaagtaaGCATTTGTTATCCCTGGATGGAGCTCTGACAGAATTAGTACAAGAAGATTTGTATTTGGTTCTTCTTTATTCAGTCACAGTTCCAGTCATTGGTGGACTGACCCACTGCCTGTGTTGCGACTATGTGACTACTCGTTAcatttatgtaaagcactttgaattaccattgtgtatgaaatatgctatacaaataaaattgccttgcctaaaATTGCCATGTTtacaatacatacattttttattattatttgagtgttgatgattaaatctaaaaataaataggaaCTGAATTTTATCATTTGGCCTCTGTTGTTATTTGTAACCTTTATTATAGTAAAGTGCAAGTAAGGGCTCCCTAATAGTTTAAGTcaattcaagtcaagtcacctttaattatatagcactttttacaatgcagattgtgtcaaagcagctttacattgataactggaacataatttggctgcacagctgcccttaaataatagtgtcaatgcaggcagatcacaagcactgttgaataaatgtcaagaatactgttgaatatcaaatgtcaagtcaaatgtcaagtgtccccaactaagcaagccaaaggcgacagcggttGTGGttgcggcaaggaacccaaactccaacaggtgacatcaggtggtaAACAattggcaaataggtgttaaaatggagaaaaaaaaccttgggagaaaccaggcttagtcggggggccagttctcctctgtcgaacagtgctttgttacgaatcaggttgctatcataagtctgataggattgcaacaatcaaagtatttatttcagttccatccaggtgaggatcgtattcatcacgccggtatggacggtttgttgaggaactgtggcactggctgtcgtgttgatgatgtcttcacattggatgatctagtcgactcgatctctgctgatacttcagggctgcgttgtggtcgtgtccagttgaggatcgtattcatcacgccggtatgaacagtctgttgaggaactgtggcactggctgtcgtgttgatgatgtcttcacattggatacttcagggctgcgttgtggtcgtgtcaaggcgcaGGTCTTCAATACCTGTATACGGCCCGGATCCGGCTGACtatggtaaacctcgggataaacagaaagactaatattagcgtagatgtgattcttcttctgatgtaacgagtacatctggtgttataggaagtatTAGAttttttagatttagatttagcacagatacatttttttatccttaagaaaattggtgtagcgtatgcacacgtatcaggataatcaaactttggagttttcagaactcGGCTCCGGACGACTGTGACTTTCGGCAGGTTTGTGGACCTGAGAGAGTAAACATAAAACGGCAACTTCCTCACTTTGGTGACTTCAAAAGgatttctcaatcttagatgatgaaactgatttccgtgctggctcaggactggttgtgagtttgctacttgccttctctcctgtaagtttcagaattGAAAGCTTCCTCATTAGTCaaaatttaaaacagcttttatgTTAACCAAGCCCAGATTATGACTGGTTGTGGAATGTGTCTATTTATTAAGAAGATCAACACCTACTTCTAAATCATTACCACTGTAGCCCCGCTCAGATTCACAAGTAGTAGGTAAATAACAGACGTGACACTAACACTGGATTGAGCAACTAAGAGATAAACATGCCTTTGAAGAGTGCAAAATGTTGTGTAGTGCCAGGTTGTGGGAAAACACAGTAGCTGCATTGGATTTGCAGAAAGCCCGATATTAAAAAACAATGCTGTGCCTCATTGGATATATTGGATCTGACAGGAATGGTGCAACACACTTATGTGAGTAAAAAAGATTTTACTGTGTCACTATTGCTTTGTTACAGATCGTTTGATATGTACAGATTATGTGTGATAATAAACCAGTGATCAGTGATTTCTGATATGTCATGATTCATGTGTAATAATAAACCATTCATGAAGGCCTACAGTCAGATGATTTTGTCTCAGAATTGTTTtattgtcagtaaatcaaatcAGTGACTAAACGGTCAACTTCATGTTGTTTCGCTTGAATAATCTGTTATTCATTGAAGTGAGAGTGTGGATGAGTGATGTAGACAGATGTATAAAACCTGTATATTCTCTCAGTGTTCTTGTGTTTATGTTCAGACAAACAGCTGTCTGGACGGGTCGTTTAACTCATTTGTGGCTTTTGGTTAGCATTAGCATTAGTGAGCTAAAGTCTGTCCATAGTGTCGCTGATCATGTAAGTATCATAGTTTACCATATTTTATAGATATGGTAAGtttctattcatttttatttcagttttagttgttgttgttttagtgCATCAAGTTAGATTTGAAAGTGTCTATCCATgagcatttgtttatttaagttCTGTTGCCTGGTAGTTTTGAGTTGAGAAAACCCTTGTATTTatagaaaaacacatttatatttatatataaaaactgaCGAATTATACAACATTGACACTTTTATTGAAcaaaactgaatcaacattgaactgaataaTAACACTGTTGTCTTCAGTAGAGCGGCTTTACAacagaatttgaatttgtctcatatttgatgaagtttgcatcattttattactgtgaagccgCTTTGAAACCATCTTTATAATCTGTAAAACAATCATATAAATCACTGTAGAAATAAAGCTGACTCGACTTGAGAGTTTCTCAGGGCTCGTCCTGCAGGAACCAGACTTCGTTCCGCCGTCCGTAGGGTTTGATTGGCGGGTCGTAGCTGCAGCACAGGTACTGTTTGCGCTGGAAGGGGGCGGAGTCTCCCAGTGTGCATGTCAGGCGCGACGCTTCGGCGCGAAACTCGCTCTCGCCTGCAAAACCACCGAACTGCCTGCAGAGGGAGACAGATACGCAGTCAGTTAGTAGTCATTGCTAGAGACGAGTTACTCAACACTGGTTTAAGTTTACGTACAGGACATATACAGTCATCCCGGGCCGGTCCTCGATCCGTATGGAAGTGTCAGTTGGGGTGGGCGGGCTGATCTGGAAGCTCAATGGGATACGCAGAGCGGCAACCAGACGGCGGTTCAGTGAACCATCGTCACGTGGAAAGACGGTGAAGATGACAGGGACGGGTGTGTTCATGATCTCTCCTGTGAGAGTTGAACAAA
The window above is part of the Chanodichthys erythropterus isolate Z2021 chromosome 3, ASM2448905v1, whole genome shotgun sequence genome. Proteins encoded here:
- the LOC137017005 gene encoding zinc-binding protein A33-like isoform X1, with translation MASAAEDDYICPVCHEIFKTPVLLSCSHSFCKECLQQFWRTKKTQECPVCRRRFPKDKPPCNFALKNLCESFLKERNERRSSGSEEICSLHSEKLKLFCLEDKQPVCVECFTSQKHISHTVRPISEVVPSYKEELNTALKSLQEKLQHNEEMKGEFEETVQHIKSQAEHTERQIKQQFEKLHQFLRDEEEATITALRKEEEQKKQMMEKLEEMNRHISALSHSIKDMEEMMKANDVCFLKEFPVSMERVQSSQPDPQMASGALIHVPRYLGNLPFRVWKKMQDIVQNSESDCRRSELEMRDGWRVKAPVILDPNTANPCLMLSDDLTSVRKSGNDQPLPDNPERFDLDFCVLGSEGFNSGTHCWDIEVKESSWLELGVTTASNKRKGDDFFKTDVWSVWYNSTGLSSGSGFHVNQKLDRVRVNLDYDRGTVSFSDPVTNTHLHTFTTTFTDTLFPFFHFSHSFRILAVNSQ
- the LOC137017005 gene encoding nuclear factor 7, ovary-like isoform X2, producing the protein MASAAEDDYICPVCHEIFKTPVLLSCSHSFCKECLQQFWRTKKTQECPVCRRRFPKDKPPCNFALKNLCESFLKERNERRSSGSEEICSLHSEKLKLFCLEDKQPVCVECFTSQKHISHTVRPISEVVPSYKEELNTALKSLQEKLQHNEEMKGEFEETVQHIKSQAEHTERQIKQQFEKLHQFLRDEEEATITALRKEEEQKKQMMEKLEEMNRHISALSHSIKDMEEMMKANDVCFLKEFPVSMERVQSSQPDPQMASGALIHVPRYLGNLPFRVWKKMQDIVQNTPVILDPNTANPCLMLSDDLTSVRKSGNDQPLPDNPERFDLDFCVLGSEGFNSGTHCWDIEVKESSWLELGVTTASNKRKGDDFFKTDVWSVWYNSTGLSSGSGFHVNQKLDRVRVNLDYDRGTVSFSDPVTNTHLHTFTTTFTDTLFPFFHFSHSFRILAVNSQ
- the LOC137017008 gene encoding heme-binding protein 1-like isoform X2, producing the protein MFSMIRNWLFGATEESEYKLLSTESKDGVSYEVRRYDACKYVCLSLEGRSFDQVSGELQRRLLTYMSGGNEQGEIMNTPVPVIFTVFPRDDGSLNRRLVAALRIPLSFQISPPTPTDTSIRIEDRPGMTVYVLQFGGFAGESEFRAEASRLTCTLGDSAPFQRKQYLCCSYDPPIKPYGRRNEVWFLQDEP
- the LOC137017008 gene encoding heme-binding protein 1-like isoform X1; translated protein: MGCVGVCVLLETDSPLCLSLSICPSVTQDGVSYEVRRYDACKYVCLSLEGRSFDQVSGELQRRLLTYMSGGNEQGEIMNTPVPVIFTVFPRDDGSLNRRLVAALRIPLSFQISPPTPTDTSIRIEDRPGMTVYVLQFGGFAGESEFRAEASRLTCTLGDSAPFQRKQYLCCSYDPPIKPYGRRNEVWFLQDEP